A single genomic interval of Helianthus annuus cultivar XRQ/B chromosome 6, HanXRQr2.0-SUNRISE, whole genome shotgun sequence harbors:
- the LOC110944485 gene encoding uncharacterized protein LOC110944485, with product MALNGLPIGLLPEGVTDFEYDESGWFEVHLDQACNAKFEDELHYDQNVSGNMSYGQIGGLSGISAQDLFLWFPVKEIRVDVPSSGLIYFDVVLFQSSFRSQVLKYPWSVWRLRISLLLRMTVHLEQNCRSTASQQKSTVKLPVY from the exons ATGGCG TTGAATGGGCTGCCAATCGGGTTACTACCCGAAGGTGTGACCGACTTTGAATACGATGAATCGGGCTGGTTCGAGGTGCATTTAGATCAAGCTTGTAATGCTAAGTTTGAAGATGAGTTGCATTATGATCAGAATGTGTCTGGGAATATGAGTTATGGGCAGATCGGTGGGTTATCGGGTATTTCGGCTCAGGATTTGTTTTTGTGGTTTCCGGTTAAGGAGATTCGGGTTGATGTACCGAGTTCTGGGTTGATTTACTTTGATGTTGTGTTGTTTCAAAGCAGTTTTCGTTCTCAAGTTTTGAAATACCCATGGAGTGTTTGGCGTCTGAGGATCAGTTTGTTGTTGAG AATGACTGTTCATTTGGAACAAAACTGCCGGTCAACAGccagtcaacaaaagtcaacggTCAAACTGCCGGTTTATTGA